The Chitinimonas arctica region CCGGGTACGCCAGGTCTATATCCTCAAGCGCATGCATGAGCTGGGCTATATCGATGCCGCCAGCTACCAGCGCGCACTGGCGGAGCCGCTCAAACTGGCCGACGGCCAGATCAGCGCCTCGGCACCCAGCCCGCATGCCGAATACCTGGCCGAAATGGTGCGCCAGCAGATGGTGGCACAGTATGGCGAGTCGGCTTATGCACGCGGCCTGGTCATCAAGACCACCTTGGATTACGCCACCCAGACCGCCGCCTGGGAGGCGGTAAGCGGCAGCTTGCTGGAGTTCGATCGCCGGCGCGGCTACCGTGGACCCGAGGGCTTTGTCGCCCTGCCCGCCGATGCCGACGAACAGGCTGACGCCGTCGCCGATGCCTTGGAAAGCCATCCTGATGCAGACCAATTGACGGCGGCCGTGGTGTTGTCGGTCAGCGGCCGTGGCGTCAAGGTGATGGACCGCGATGGCGATACCCAGCTGATCCCACCCAGCGGTTTACGCTTCGCCGCCGCCGGGATGCGTAGCGATGCCTCGCCGCAAATGCGCATCCGTCCCGGCGCCATGGTGCGCATCAGCGGCAATGCCGAGGGCAAACCGGAAATCGGCCAGCTGCCGGAAATCCAGGGCGCCCTGGTCGCCCTGGCGCCCCAGGATGGCGCCATTCGCGCCCTGGTCGGCGGCTTCGATTTCAAGGCCAACCCTTTCAACCGGGTTACCCAGGCGATACGGCAGCCCGGCTCCACCTTCAAGCCCTTTGTCTATTCCGCCGCGCTGGAAAAAGGCGTTGGCCCGGCGACCTTGGTCAATGACTCGCCCATGTCTTTCCGGCTCGATCCCAACCGGGATGAGCAATGGCAGCCCAAGAACGACGATGGCGCCTACCTGGGACCTATCACGCTGCGCCGCGGCTTGCAGAAATCCAAGAATATGGTCGCGCTGCGGGTGCTGGAAAATATCGGCGTGGACTATGCGCGCAACTATATCGTCACCCGTTTCAATTTCAGCCCCAAGCAGGTTCCGCCCTATCTGCCCATGGCCCTGGGTGCCGGCCAGGTCACACCCTTGCAGCTGGCCGGCGGCTATGCCGTATTCGCCAACGGCGGCTACCGGGTCAAGCCCTATTTCATCCTGGAAGTACGCGATGGCAAACAGCAGGTGCTGCAGCAGGCCCAGCCGGCACTGGCCGCCGTCGATGCGCCTCGGGCCATCTCGGCCGCCAATGCCTTCCTGATGAACGATCTGCTGACCGGTGTGGCTCAGCACGGCACCGCCTACCAGAGCAACAGCCTGGGCCGCACCGACCTGGCCGGTAAGACCGGCACCACCAACGACGCGCGCGATGGCTGGTTCGCCGGCTATCAGCACACCCTGGTGGCCGTCAGCTGGATAGGTTTCGACCAGCCGCGCCCCTTGGGCAGCAGCGCCGGCTCGCAACTGGCCCTGCCGCAATGGATGCGATTCATGGGCAAGGTATTGAAGGGCGTACCGACCCACGTGGTGGAACCGGTGCCAG contains the following coding sequences:
- a CDS encoding penicillin-binding protein 1A, with translation MIALAGGLWWLGRELPSLDELDNLQPKLPMRVYSSDGVLIGEFGRERRSMLKLADTPIHLKQAVLAIEDARFYEHGAIDIVGVLRAGMANLSSGGTGQGASTITMQLARDLFLTREKNWTRKLREILVAYKIEAVRSKDEILELYLNQIYLGQRSYGFASAARIYFGKEVREITLAEAAMLAGLPKAPAAYNPVVNPTRARVRQVYILKRMHELGYIDAASYQRALAEPLKLADGQISASAPSPHAEYLAEMVRQQMVAQYGESAYARGLVIKTTLDYATQTAAWEAVSGSLLEFDRRRGYRGPEGFVALPADADEQADAVADALESHPDADQLTAAVVLSVSGRGVKVMDRDGDTQLIPPSGLRFAAAGMRSDASPQMRIRPGAMVRISGNAEGKPEIGQLPEIQGALVALAPQDGAIRALVGGFDFKANPFNRVTQAIRQPGSTFKPFVYSAALEKGVGPATLVNDSPMSFRLDPNRDEQWQPKNDDGAYLGPITLRRGLQKSKNMVALRVLENIGVDYARNYIVTRFNFSPKQVPPYLPMALGAGQVTPLQLAGGYAVFANGGYRVKPYFILEVRDGKQQVLQQAQPALAAVDAPRAISAANAFLMNDLLTGVAQHGTAYQSNSLGRTDLAGKTGTTNDARDGWFAGYQHTLVAVSWIGFDQPRPLGSSAGSQLALPQWMRFMGKVLKGVPTHVVEPVPGVSQLNGEWYMDSYTPGNGFVGGIGTQGMRPSTEEEEVPEEEVVEPEETDGEAEPSTDEQAPRDREKRDR